The Streptomyces sp. RKAG293 genome includes a region encoding these proteins:
- a CDS encoding serine hydrolase domain-containing protein: MSGSGLSGERLDRMRDVMSGYVERGDVPGLVTLVHRRGETRVEALGTMAAGGTVPMGRDAIFRIASLTKPVTAVAAMILVEECRLRLDEPVDRLLPELADRRVLRRLEGPLDDTVPARRPITLRDLLTFRLGIGAVLAPRGTHPIQRAMDEAGLSPSPNPPAIDPDEWMKRLGALPLVHQPGERWMYHTGSEVLGVLIARAAGQSFASFLSDRIFDPLGMRDSAFQVPPEKLDRLPPSYRARPATGELVLQDDPADSRWGRPVAFPSGGGGLVSTADDYLAFCRMMLDRGRHGGGRVLSRPSVELMTSNHLAAEQRSGTRSFLGPDEGWGFGVSVSVRRSDLATTPGRFGWNGGTGTSAYSDPGEDLVGILLTQRHMDSTTSPAVFQDFWTSAYRAIDD; the protein is encoded by the coding sequence TTGAGCGGCAGCGGACTGTCCGGGGAACGGCTCGACCGGATGCGCGACGTCATGTCCGGCTACGTCGAACGCGGTGACGTACCGGGGCTCGTGACGCTGGTGCACCGGCGCGGTGAGACACGGGTCGAGGCGCTCGGCACGATGGCCGCCGGTGGCACCGTCCCGATGGGCCGCGACGCGATCTTCCGGATCGCGTCGCTGACCAAGCCCGTCACCGCGGTGGCCGCGATGATCCTGGTGGAGGAGTGCCGGCTGCGGCTGGACGAGCCGGTGGACCGGCTGCTGCCGGAACTCGCCGACCGCAGGGTGCTCCGGCGGCTCGAAGGGCCGCTCGACGACACCGTTCCGGCACGCCGGCCGATCACCCTCCGGGATCTGCTGACGTTCCGGCTGGGGATCGGAGCGGTGCTCGCTCCCCGGGGGACCCACCCGATCCAGCGGGCGATGGACGAGGCCGGCCTCTCCCCCAGTCCGAACCCGCCGGCGATCGATCCCGACGAGTGGATGAAACGGCTCGGCGCACTGCCGCTGGTCCATCAGCCGGGCGAGCGCTGGATGTACCACACGGGTTCCGAAGTGCTGGGGGTGCTGATCGCACGCGCCGCCGGCCAGTCGTTCGCGTCCTTCCTCAGCGACCGGATCTTCGATCCGCTCGGCATGCGGGACAGCGCGTTCCAGGTGCCGCCGGAGAAGCTGGACCGGCTGCCGCCGAGTTACCGGGCCCGTCCCGCGACCGGCGAACTCGTGCTCCAGGACGATCCCGCCGACAGCCGCTGGGGCCGTCCGGTGGCGTTCCCGTCGGGTGGTGGCGGGCTCGTCTCGACGGCCGACGACTACCTGGCCTTCTGCCGGATGATGCTGGACCGGGGGCGGCACGGCGGCGGACGGGTGCTGTCCCGGCCCTCGGTCGAACTCATGACCAGCAACCATCTGGCAGCGGAGCAGCGGTCCGGAACCCGCAGCTTCCTCGGTCCCGACGAGGGCTGGGGTTTCGGTGTCTCCGTCTCCGTGCGGCGCTCCGATCTGGCGACGACCCCGGGCCGGTTCGGGTGGAACGGCGGCACGGGCACCTCCGCCTACTCGGACCCGGGGGAAGACCTCGTCGGCATTCTGCTGACCCAGCGCCACATGGACTCCACCACTTCTCCCGCGGTCTTCCAGGACTTCTGGACCTCGGCGTACCGGGCGATCGACGACTGA